From a region of the Synechococcus sp. PCC 7502 genome:
- a CDS encoding YdcF family protein, protein MLNPMPDRRPTLLWTILVRYISKFLSVFLSGSKLAWTLGLVWTVSGLGIYFGLKNLELVLIPILSITFLLIILRWVITSSWFLNAVHAQLMDFPSIPAIPSDAIVILGRGEALRQSRVEVAVNLWRSLMVPIIFASGTDDALEIQAMLRELGIPDQVITGEDRSRTTAENAEFTSLILGKQGIKRILLVTDPLHMKRSLLTFQHYGFDVIPVPTAGNDGLSKQEQDLLIIREYFALVSYGLLGRLA, encoded by the coding sequence ATGTTAAACCCAATGCCCGATCGCAGACCAACTTTGCTATGGACGATTCTAGTCAGGTATATATCTAAGTTTTTGTCTGTTTTTTTATCTGGCTCAAAATTAGCATGGACTTTGGGATTAGTATGGACGGTTTCAGGACTTGGGATTTATTTCGGTTTAAAAAATTTAGAGTTAGTTCTGATTCCTATCCTTTCTATTACTTTTTTGCTGATAATTTTGCGCTGGGTAATTACATCTAGTTGGTTTTTAAATGCTGTCCATGCTCAACTTATGGACTTTCCATCTATACCTGCTATACCCAGTGATGCCATTGTGATTTTAGGTAGAGGTGAGGCTTTACGTCAGTCGAGAGTTGAAGTGGCAGTAAATTTATGGCGATCGCTAATGGTTCCGATCATATTTGCCAGTGGTACCGATGATGCCCTAGAAATTCAAGCTATGTTGAGAGAATTAGGTATCCCAGATCAAGTAATTACAGGTGAAGATAGATCACGGACAACCGCAGAAAATGCTGAATTTACCAGTTTGATCCTAGGTAAGCAAGGTATCAAAAGAATTTTATTAGTTACCGATCCACTGCACATGAAGCGATCGCTATTAACATTTCAGCATTATGGGTTTGATGTGATTCCAGTACCAACTGCTGGGAATGATGGATTATCAAAACAGGAGCAAGATTTATTAATAATTAGGGAGTATTTCGCTTTAGTATCCTATGGACTTTTAGGTAGATTAGCTTGA
- a CDS encoding phycobilisome rod-core linker polypeptide yields the protein MSVTASSGAVNARPKLYQTALTSTISQVEQQDRFPGKSELDDLTTYFQSGLKRIEIAAILTEKSDEIISRAASRIFTGGSPMAFYEKPKESVEIKIGQDGRPIDTSRGMQLGTVTYAESSGGFFEAIKTFFSAAGGGDQAPVSFRPINIARYGEERMKKSLRDLGWFLRYTTYAIVAGDPNILGMNTRGLRAIIEAACSADATIVALQEMKRAAISFVRNDKEASDIISQYMDVAIAEFKAPTPSNKARQRDSSDLQGLSLPQSYFNSAERRQKFVLKTGLPASEKNNVVKAAYRQVFERDITRAYSQSISDLESKVKNGEISIKEFVRRLGKSTLYRDQFFTPFINSRALELAFKHFLGRAPESREEVQKYFAIVSKGGLAALVDALVDSAEYSDYFGEETVPYQRGLGQEAQPARNWGAQFDLFNYAAPFRKIPQFITLFAAYKQPLPDQHVYGSGNDPLEIQFGAIFPKETKSPSASPAPFGKDTRRILIRSGAGITNQLSNPKARGEAPGSLGPKVFKLEQIPAFKGKKFNKNASVKYSESSTQAVIRAIYFQVIGRDVYSGQRLKVSEIKLENGEISVKEFVRQLAKSNLFRDLYWTKLYVTKAIEYIHRRLLGRPTYGRAELNRYFDISAKKGFYALVDAIIDTKEYEEAFGDDTVPYERYLTPAGVSLRQNRLGAIAEDKGTVVAKTETPRFVVLGQVTEERSPVSIRDRIAQGVSKKREQTKVFKLENLVPTEVNTLIGAAYRQVFERDIAPYVVNSQFSRYESGLKNGEISVKEFIEAIGTSELYIKEFYTPYPNTKVIELGTKHFLGRAPLDQAEIRKYNLILANQGIKAFVSAIVNTQEYLEAFGEDVVPYNRFATFPAANFPNTQTLYNRLTKQDKSIVVPSFEPVKPSIDPSQSPLITSAIARIKAAELLPDLTRPRFVELGRSFANGNGQSVEAGVGTSRRKPARIFRHTQGTNSPETNQVISAIYTQVMDVFTGQPTELFRVSNLESKLRNGEISVREFVRDLASSEQYRKRFYTPYPNTKVLELLFKHILGRAPATQAEVRQYNKILADKGLKAAVQELVESSEYNTIFGEDVVPYKRYPSLPAGNYLGSIKVDNDLIKQSWSDLSPSYVGGRSPAKK from the coding sequence ATGAGTGTTACAGCATCAAGCGGAGCCGTAAATGCCCGCCCCAAGTTATACCAAACAGCACTTACTTCCACTATTTCTCAGGTAGAACAGCAAGATCGTTTTCCGGGCAAATCGGAGCTTGATGACTTGACTACTTACTTTCAGTCAGGGCTAAAACGGATCGAGATTGCCGCTATTCTTACAGAGAAATCTGATGAGATCATCTCCCGTGCTGCTAGTCGAATTTTTACGGGCGGCTCACCCATGGCATTTTATGAAAAGCCTAAAGAATCTGTGGAAATAAAAATTGGTCAAGATGGTCGTCCCATTGATACCAGCAGAGGTATGCAATTAGGTACAGTTACTTATGCCGAGTCCAGTGGGGGATTCTTTGAAGCAATTAAGACCTTCTTTAGTGCTGCTGGCGGTGGGGATCAAGCTCCTGTTAGTTTCCGCCCGATTAATATTGCTCGCTATGGCGAAGAGCGGATGAAAAAGTCTCTCCGAGATTTAGGTTGGTTCCTGCGCTATACCACCTATGCCATTGTCGCTGGTGATCCCAATATTTTAGGGATGAATACCCGAGGTTTAAGGGCAATTATTGAAGCTGCTTGTTCTGCTGATGCCACGATTGTCGCTTTACAGGAAATGAAGCGGGCTGCCATTAGTTTTGTGCGTAATGACAAAGAAGCATCAGATATTATTTCTCAGTACATGGATGTGGCGATCGCCGAGTTTAAGGCACCAACTCCATCTAATAAAGCTCGTCAGCGTGATTCCTCAGATTTGCAAGGTTTATCTTTGCCCCAAAGCTACTTCAATAGTGCTGAACGTCGTCAGAAGTTTGTCCTCAAAACTGGATTGCCTGCCAGTGAAAAAAATAATGTGGTTAAAGCCGCCTATCGTCAGGTTTTTGAGCGGGATATTACCCGTGCCTATAGCCAAAGTATTTCTGATTTGGAATCTAAGGTTAAAAATGGCGAAATTTCAATCAAAGAGTTTGTGCGCCGCCTTGGTAAATCCACTTTATATCGAGATCAGTTCTTTACTCCCTTTATTAACTCCCGTGCCTTAGAACTGGCATTTAAGCATTTCCTTGGTCGTGCCCCCGAAAGCCGTGAAGAAGTCCAAAAATACTTTGCGATCGTCTCTAAAGGTGGTTTAGCCGCACTCGTGGATGCTTTAGTTGATTCGGCAGAATACAGCGATTACTTTGGCGAAGAAACTGTTCCCTATCAGCGTGGATTAGGGCAAGAAGCGCAACCTGCGCGTAACTGGGGAGCGCAGTTTGACTTGTTTAATTATGCTGCCCCGTTCCGCAAAATTCCCCAATTTATTACCCTATTTGCCGCTTATAAACAGCCCTTACCTGATCAGCACGTTTATGGCTCAGGTAATGATCCTTTGGAAATTCAATTTGGAGCAATTTTCCCTAAGGAAACTAAATCTCCAAGTGCTAGCCCTGCACCCTTTGGTAAAGATACCCGTCGGATTCTGATTCGGTCTGGGGCGGGCATTACTAACCAATTGAGCAATCCCAAAGCTAGAGGCGAGGCACCGGGTAGTCTGGGTCCTAAGGTTTTCAAATTGGAGCAAATTCCTGCTTTTAAAGGTAAAAAGTTCAATAAAAATGCCAGTGTTAAGTACTCTGAAAGTTCTACCCAAGCTGTAATCCGTGCTATTTACTTCCAAGTAATTGGACGGGATGTTTATTCGGGACAACGCTTAAAGGTTTCAGAAATCAAACTGGAAAATGGCGAAATCTCGGTTAAAGAATTTGTGCGCCAATTAGCAAAATCCAACTTGTTCCGTGACTTGTACTGGACTAAGCTCTATGTAACTAAGGCGATCGAATACATTCACAGACGCTTGTTGGGTCGTCCTACCTATGGTCGGGCTGAATTAAATAGGTATTTTGATATTTCGGCGAAAAAGGGGTTTTACGCCCTTGTGGATGCCATTATCGATACTAAAGAATATGAAGAGGCTTTTGGGGATGATACAGTTCCCTACGAGCGTTACCTTACCCCTGCGGGTGTATCTCTGCGTCAAAATCGTTTGGGAGCGATCGCCGAGGATAAAGGTACTGTGGTTGCCAAAACTGAAACGCCTAGGTTTGTGGTGCTTGGACAAGTTACGGAAGAGCGTTCTCCTGTATCCATTCGTGATCGCATTGCCCAAGGTGTTAGCAAAAAACGTGAGCAGACTAAGGTATTCAAGCTTGAGAACCTAGTCCCTACCGAGGTCAATACCCTAATTGGTGCTGCCTATCGTCAGGTATTTGAACGAGATATTGCCCCCTATGTGGTTAATTCTCAATTCTCCCGCTACGAAAGTGGTCTAAAGAATGGGGAAATCTCCGTTAAAGAATTTATTGAAGCGATCGGGACTTCTGAACTTTATATTAAAGAGTTTTATACTCCTTACCCTAATACCAAGGTAATCGAACTAGGGACTAAGCATTTCCTAGGACGCGCCCCTTTAGATCAAGCTGAAATTCGTAAATATAATCTGATCTTGGCAAATCAGGGGATTAAAGCCTTTGTTTCGGCGATCGTTAATACTCAAGAGTATTTAGAAGCTTTTGGCGAAGATGTAGTTCCCTATAATCGCTTTGCGACATTCCCTGCGGCAAACTTCCCCAATACTCAAACTTTGTATAACCGTCTCACCAAGCAAGATAAGTCCATTGTTGTACCTAGCTTTGAGCCAGTGAAACCCAGTATTGATCCTAGTCAGTCCCCACTAATAACCAGTGCGATCGCTCGCATCAAAGCCGCCGAGTTACTGCCTGATCTAACTAGACCTCGATTTGTGGAACTAGGCAGATCATTTGCTAATGGTAATGGTCAGTCTGTAGAAGCAGGAGTCGGTACCAGTCGGCGTAAGCCCGCCCGCATCTTCCGTCATACTCAAGGTACTAACTCACCTGAAACCAACCAAGTAATCAGTGCAATTTATACCCAAGTCATGGATGTATTTACTGGTCAACCTACGGAACTCTTCCGTGTTAGCAACTTGGAAAGCAAGCTCCGTAATGGGGAAATCTCTGTTAGAGAGTTTGTTAGAGACTTAGCCTCTTCGGAACAATATCGTAAGCGCTTCTATACCCCTTACCCCAATACTAAGGTTCTAGAGTTGCTCTTTAAGCACATTCTAGGTCGTGCTCCCGCTACTCAAGCTGAAGTCCGTCAGTACAATAAAATCTTGGCAGACAAAGGCTTAAAGGCAGCGGTTCAAGAATTAGTAGAATCTAGTGAATACAACACAATTTTTGGTGAAGATGTGGTTCCCTATAAGCGTTATCCAAGTCTTCCTGCGGGTAATTACCTCGGCAGCATAAAAGTTGATAATGATCTTATCAAACAATCTTGGTCTGACCTCTCACCTAGCTATGTGGGTGGGCGATCGCCTGCTAAAAAATAG
- a CDS encoding TrkA family potassium uptake protein produces MNLFRKKHLDNRHFAVLGLGRFGRSVCKTLIQAGYEVLGADKNEDLVSHIIIEQIPIHCVQVDTTDAIALKDMGIADFDTVIVAIGNFLEESIITTLHVKEAGVRNVVAKASSEVHGTLLKKVGADLVVYPEAEMGAALARSLTQKGILDRLELDKDNSIVEALVPEAFTGKSILDLQLRRNYGVNILAICANGQYEVNPNPVNKLQKGAMMVLIGNNKDINRLPLDSVVQTLKPM; encoded by the coding sequence ATGAATTTATTTCGCAAAAAACATTTAGATAATAGACACTTTGCGGTTTTGGGCTTAGGTAGGTTTGGGAGATCGGTTTGTAAAACTTTAATCCAAGCGGGCTACGAAGTTTTAGGGGCAGATAAAAATGAGGATTTAGTATCACACATTATCATTGAGCAAATTCCGATCCATTGCGTGCAAGTGGATACTACGGATGCGATCGCTCTTAAGGATATGGGGATTGCTGATTTTGATACGGTAATTGTGGCGATCGGTAACTTTTTAGAAGAAAGTATTATCACTACTCTTCACGTCAAAGAAGCGGGGGTGAGAAATGTAGTGGCAAAGGCATCTTCAGAAGTGCATGGTACCTTACTAAAAAAAGTGGGGGCGGATTTAGTGGTGTATCCTGAAGCAGAAATGGGGGCAGCTTTAGCGCGATCGCTGACCCAAAAGGGTATATTAGACCGCTTAGAACTTGATAAGGATAACAGTATTGTTGAAGCATTAGTCCCAGAAGCATTTACAGGCAAGTCCATTTTAGATTTACAACTGCGCCGTAACTATGGGGTTAATATATTGGCAATTTGTGCGAATGGACAGTACGAAGTTAACCCTAATCCAGTCAATAAACTGCAAAAAGGTGCAATGATGGTTTTGATTGGCAATAATAAAGATATTAATCGCCTGCCCTTGGATAGCGTAGTTCAGACACTAAAGCCTATGTAA
- a CDS encoding superoxide dismutase, protein MAFELPTLPYAKEALEPYISAQTLEFHYGKHHAGYVTNLNNLTKDTELADKSLEEVVKVTYGDPAKVGIFNNAAQVWNHTFYWNSIKEKGGGVPTGALAAKIDEDFGSFEKFKETFKATGVGQFGSGWAWLVLDQGTLKITKTANAENPLVHGQIPLLTIDVWEHAYYLDYQNRRPDYAQTFLDSLVNWDFAAQNYAAAI, encoded by the coding sequence ATGGCATTTGAACTTCCTACATTACCATACGCAAAAGAAGCTCTAGAACCTTACATATCTGCACAAACCCTAGAATTTCACTATGGTAAGCATCATGCAGGCTATGTAACCAATCTCAATAACCTTACTAAAGACACAGAATTAGCTGACAAGTCCTTAGAGGAAGTTGTCAAAGTTACCTATGGTGATCCAGCTAAGGTTGGTATTTTTAACAATGCTGCCCAAGTCTGGAATCATACTTTTTACTGGAATTCCATTAAAGAAAAAGGTGGTGGAGTACCCACAGGTGCCTTAGCTGCAAAAATTGACGAGGATTTTGGTAGTTTTGAAAAATTCAAAGAAACCTTTAAAGCAACTGGCGTTGGTCAGTTTGGCAGTGGCTGGGCTTGGCTAGTGCTTGATCAAGGTACGTTGAAAATCACTAAAACTGCAAATGCGGAGAATCCATTAGTCCACGGACAAATTCCTCTACTCACCATTGATGTATGGGAACACGCCTACTATTTGGATTATCAAAATCGTCGTCCTGACTATGCTCAAACTTTCCTAGATAGCTTGGTTAACTGGGACTTTGCGGCTCAAAACTATGCGGCAGCAATCTAA
- a CDS encoding ShlB/FhaC/HecB family hemolysin secretion/activation protein, protein MYRSLFLLLTLGFSTTWATSAIAQVPLPQVAQILNTENSSTPTLTIKAIEVSGNSIFQDEIPKITEPYLNKTLNSEELNAIADAITTLYVNNGFINSLAFIPVQTITNGTLKIQVVEGTIADIKIEGIERLNPEYILSRVRLASLSPFNRDSLEDQLKLLRINPLFQNIEANLKPGNKPGQSILVIIAKEANPLITNFSIDNYSTTSIGSEKFGLGFTYLNLFEGIGDQFSATYNRSFSGGLSQFDFSYQIPLNAMNGTLQLRYSPSGYRVTDPAFSDLNIRGNSDLLEFNFRQPIVRSPRQEFALSLGFTYLNGQSFVFDNLPFPSIGADANGATRTSVLKFGQDYLSRDPQGAWGLRSQFNFGLGIFNATSNPDPIPSGQFFSWLLQAQRVQVLNDDNLLVLQADLQLTPNNLLPSQQFVIGGGQSVRGFRQNARIGDNGLRISAENRFTVQRNAAGDPVLQLVPFFDTGVVWNNAGNPNSTPSQNFLAGTGIGVIWEPIKRLTARLEYALPLINLSDRSNNIQDTALYFSLNYRP, encoded by the coding sequence ATGTACCGTTCTCTATTCCTACTTTTAACCCTAGGTTTTTCAACTACATGGGCAACATCGGCGATCGCTCAAGTACCATTACCTCAAGTAGCTCAAATATTAAATACAGAAAATAGCTCGACTCCGACACTTACAATTAAAGCGATTGAAGTTTCAGGTAACAGTATATTTCAAGACGAAATCCCTAAAATTACTGAACCCTATCTCAACAAGACCCTGAATTCGGAAGAATTAAATGCGATCGCCGATGCCATTACTACTCTCTATGTCAACAACGGTTTTATCAATTCTCTAGCATTTATCCCTGTTCAAACTATTACCAATGGCACCCTTAAAATTCAAGTAGTTGAAGGCACTATTGCTGACATTAAAATTGAAGGGATAGAAAGACTGAACCCAGAATATATTCTTAGCCGAGTGCGGTTGGCAAGCCTTAGTCCCTTTAATCGTGACAGCTTAGAGGATCAACTTAAATTACTACGGATTAACCCTCTATTTCAAAACATTGAAGCTAACCTTAAACCTGGCAATAAACCGGGGCAGAGTATCTTAGTAATTATTGCTAAGGAAGCAAACCCGTTAATTACCAACTTCAGCATTGATAACTATTCAACCACCAGTATAGGTAGCGAAAAATTTGGGCTAGGATTTACCTACTTAAACCTATTTGAAGGGATAGGCGATCAGTTTAGTGCCACCTATAATCGTAGTTTTTCAGGCGGGTTAAGCCAGTTTGACTTTAGCTATCAAATTCCCCTTAATGCTATGAATGGCACATTACAACTGCGCTATTCCCCTTCTGGTTATCGGGTTACTGACCCAGCATTTTCTGATTTAAATATTCGTGGTAACTCCGACCTTTTAGAGTTTAATTTTCGACAGCCAATTGTACGATCGCCCCGACAGGAATTTGCTTTGTCCTTGGGTTTTACCTATTTGAATGGGCAGTCCTTTGTTTTTGATAACTTACCTTTTCCCTCCATTGGTGCCGATGCTAATGGTGCTACCCGCACTAGTGTCTTGAAATTCGGACAGGATTATTTAAGTCGTGATCCTCAAGGGGCTTGGGGTTTGCGATCGCAATTTAATTTTGGTTTAGGAATATTCAATGCCACCTCCAATCCCGATCCTATTCCTTCAGGGCAGTTCTTTAGTTGGTTATTGCAGGCTCAACGGGTGCAAGTCCTGAATGATGATAATTTACTGGTTTTACAAGCAGACCTACAGCTAACTCCAAATAATCTTTTGCCTTCCCAGCAGTTTGTGATCGGCGGGGGACAGTCAGTACGGGGATTTCGCCAAAATGCTCGCATCGGTGATAATGGGCTCCGCATATCAGCAGAAAATCGTTTCACTGTGCAGAGAAATGCCGCAGGCGATCCAGTTTTGCAGCTAGTTCCCTTTTTTGATACAGGTGTGGTTTGGAATAATGCAGGCAACCCTAACTCCACTCCTAGTCAAAATTTTCTGGCTGGCACAGGTATTGGGGTAATTTGGGAGCCAATTAAACGTCTAACCGCCCGACTAGAATATGCTTTACCCTTAATTAATCTGAGCGATCGCAGCAATAACATCCAAGATACTGCCCTGTATTTCAGCCTTAATTATCGTCCCTAG
- the miaB gene encoding tRNA (N6-isopentenyl adenosine(37)-C2)-methylthiotransferase MiaB, with product MHSVKSDPKYHIVTLGCQMNKADSERMAGILETMGYSSTDEADEADLVLYNTCSIRDNAEQKVYSYLGRQAKRKHKNPDLTLVVAGCVAQQEGEALLRRVPELDLVMGPQHVNRLDHLLEQVFNGNQVSATESAYIEEDITTPRRNSSITAWVNIIYGCNESCTYCIVPRVRGVEQSRTPDAILQEVNNLSQQGYKEITLLGQNIDAYGRDLPPSNLGGGVGGKITLTDLLYYIHDVEGIERIRFATSHPRYFSPRLIQACAELPKVCEHFHIPFQSGDNEILKAMARGYTHEKYRRIIDNIRAIMPDASITADAIVAFPGETEAQFENTLRLVGDISFDLVNTAAYSPRPGTPAAIWTNQLSEEIKDDRLQRLNHLVNQKAAERSQRYLGRTEEILIESINPKNPNQLMGRTRGNRITFLNETSSNLIAQVVNLKITEARPFSLTGVLINKF from the coding sequence ATGCACTCTGTCAAATCCGATCCCAAATATCATATAGTCACTTTGGGCTGCCAAATGAACAAAGCCGACTCTGAACGGATGGCGGGCATACTAGAAACCATGGGCTATAGCTCCACTGATGAGGCTGACGAAGCCGATCTGGTACTTTATAACACCTGTAGCATTCGAGATAATGCCGAACAAAAAGTTTATTCATACTTAGGTCGGCAGGCAAAACGCAAACATAAAAACCCTGACTTAACCCTAGTAGTGGCAGGTTGTGTGGCACAGCAAGAAGGAGAGGCATTACTTCGTCGTGTACCCGAACTAGATTTAGTCATGGGACCTCAGCATGTTAATCGCTTAGATCATCTGCTAGAGCAGGTATTTAATGGTAATCAAGTCTCGGCAACTGAATCCGCCTATATCGAAGAAGACATCACCACACCCCGCCGCAATAGCTCGATCACCGCATGGGTAAACATAATTTACGGTTGTAATGAATCCTGTACTTACTGTATTGTTCCTAGAGTCAGAGGTGTAGAACAATCAAGAACTCCCGATGCCATTCTCCAAGAGGTTAACAATCTGTCACAACAGGGCTATAAGGAAATTACCCTGCTGGGACAAAATATCGATGCCTACGGTCGAGACCTACCCCCTAGCAATTTAGGTGGTGGAGTTGGCGGCAAGATTACCCTAACGGACTTACTTTACTATATCCACGATGTTGAAGGCATTGAGCGGATTCGGTTTGCTACCAGCCATCCTCGCTATTTCAGTCCACGCCTGATCCAAGCCTGTGCCGAATTGCCTAAGGTGTGTGAACATTTTCATATTCCTTTTCAGTCGGGAGATAACGAAATCCTCAAGGCAATGGCAAGGGGTTATACCCATGAGAAATACCGCCGCATTATCGATAATATTCGAGCGATTATGCCCGATGCTTCTATTACTGCCGATGCGATCGTGGCTTTCCCCGGTGAAACCGAGGCACAATTTGAAAATACCCTACGCTTAGTTGGAGATATTAGTTTTGATTTAGTGAATACTGCTGCCTATTCTCCCCGCCCCGGAACTCCTGCAGCTATTTGGACAAATCAACTGAGTGAAGAGATAAAAGATGATCGCCTACAAAGACTTAATCATTTAGTTAATCAAAAAGCGGCAGAGCGATCGCAGCGTTATTTAGGTAGAACTGAAGAAATCTTAATCGAAAGCATTAACCCTAAAAACCCGAACCAACTAATGGGCAGAACCAGAGGCAATCGTATTACTTTCTTAAATGAAACTTCCTCTAATTTAATCGCCCAGGTAGTAAATCTTAAAATCACAGAGGCAAGACCATTTAGTCTTACTGGTGTTTTGATAAATAAATTCTGA
- a CDS encoding DUF6464 family protein, which produces MEQLSLPTEVLTDYPSKSLGKLYLDWIPQPGNYLEIEGKAYKVLERKHRYQLKLGQYRLCSMVIQVQVTNMPSETSLVNGCWVIGDARCKYNAHSELMRCAVNPLGTCKDCQFWEMAE; this is translated from the coding sequence ATGGAACAGCTATCACTGCCGACCGAAGTTCTAACAGATTATCCCAGTAAATCCTTGGGTAAGTTATACCTAGATTGGATTCCTCAACCAGGTAACTATCTGGAAATTGAGGGCAAAGCATATAAAGTTTTGGAAAGAAAGCATCGCTATCAATTAAAGCTGGGGCAGTATCGCTTATGCAGTATGGTGATCCAAGTTCAAGTTACTAATATGCCTTCGGAAACTAGCCTAGTCAATGGTTGCTGGGTAATTGGCGATGCTAGATGTAAATATAATGCCCATTCAGAATTAATGCGTTGTGCTGTTAACCCTTTGGGGACTTGTAAAGATTGTCAATTTTGGGAAATGGCGGAATAG
- a CDS encoding TrkH family potassium uptake protein, which yields MTPARTICLGFVAVILAGAILLMLPISTSDSNWGNFITALFMSTSAVCVTGLAVVDPGTFYNFTGQAVLLLLCQIGGLGYMTATTFLLLLIGRKFSLREKVTLQQSLDISGIRSGVPLVKSIIVTTILLEVIGVFLMTPEFEKSFDLGRSLWCATFHSVSAFNNAGFSLFPNNLINYVHSPIINFTVTGLIILGGIGYQVILEVYLWLRMKIRRSQDRFSFSLNFKVATSTTVVLLLLGTLGILLTELNNPKTIGEFSATEKLMVAWFQSVTARTAGFNTIDYSGMTLAGLFVTIILMFIGASPSGTGGGIKTTTLRVLTNCTHAALQGEDDVHLYNRQISSVLILKAVGVIIGSMLTVMVSTTLLLVTEPKIDFVKILFESVSAFGTVGLSTGITAQVSALGQIVLILTMYTGRVGVLLLIGAIFGDSRRKLVKYPEETLLVG from the coding sequence GTGACCCCTGCTCGGACGATCTGCTTGGGGTTTGTGGCAGTAATACTGGCAGGAGCAATTTTACTGATGTTGCCAATTTCCACTAGTGATAGTAACTGGGGAAATTTTATTACGGCATTATTTATGTCCACATCAGCGGTCTGCGTAACAGGCTTAGCAGTTGTTGATCCGGGGACATTTTATAACTTTACAGGGCAAGCGGTTTTACTTTTGCTTTGTCAAATTGGTGGCTTGGGCTATATGACAGCCACTACTTTTTTGTTGCTATTAATTGGACGCAAGTTTAGCTTGCGGGAAAAGGTAACTTTACAGCAATCTTTAGATATATCTGGAATTCGCAGTGGTGTTCCATTGGTAAAGTCTATTATTGTCACTACAATTTTGCTGGAAGTCATAGGCGTATTTTTAATGACCCCAGAATTTGAAAAAAGCTTTGATTTGGGGCGCAGTCTTTGGTGTGCAACTTTCCATAGTGTTAGTGCTTTTAATAATGCGGGATTTAGCCTATTTCCTAATAATTTGATTAACTATGTCCATTCACCGATTATTAACTTTACAGTCACTGGTTTGATTATTTTAGGTGGAATTGGCTATCAAGTAATTTTGGAGGTGTACTTATGGCTAAGGATGAAAATTAGGCGATCGCAGGATCGATTTTCCTTTAGTCTTAATTTTAAGGTGGCAACCAGTACAACAGTGGTTTTGTTACTTTTGGGGACTTTGGGTATTTTGTTAACTGAGTTAAATAATCCTAAAACTATAGGTGAGTTTAGTGCCACAGAAAAGTTAATGGTAGCTTGGTTTCAGTCGGTCACAGCCAGAACGGCGGGATTTAATACCATAGACTATAGCGGAATGACCTTAGCGGGATTATTCGTCACAATTATTCTGATGTTTATTGGTGCTAGTCCCAGTGGTACGGGTGGCGGGATTAAAACAACGACTTTGCGAGTCTTAACTAATTGTACCCATGCCGCATTACAGGGTGAGGATGATGTTCATCTTTACAATCGTCAGATTTCTTCGGTGCTAATTCTGAAAGCAGTCGGAGTCATAATTGGGTCAATGCTGACAGTGATGGTATCAACTACTTTATTGCTTGTGACTGAGCCTAAGATTGATTTCGTCAAAATTCTATTTGAATCAGTATCAGCCTTTGGTACGGTTGGTCTATCAACGGGAATTACTGCTCAAGTTTCAGCGCTGGGACAGATAGTGCTAATTTTAACTATGTACACTGGAAGGGTGGGTGTTTTACTGTTAATTGGGGCAATTTTTGGAGATTCACGCCGCAAGTTGGTCAAGTATCCAGAGGAAACTCTGTTAGTCGGATAA